DNA from Pelobacter propionicus DSM 2379:
TGCTCTCCCGCAGGCGGTGAGGCAGAAAAGGAATGATGAAGACCAGGGCCAGGGCCGGGTGCAGGTGGGCCTGGTGCAGCCCGATCCAGCTCAGGCTCCCTCCCAGCAGGATGTAGGGCCAGTAGCTGCGCACGCGCCGTCTGCCCAACCCCCAGGCAACCAGCATGCCCAAGAGGGTCAGCAGCAGCCAGGCCGCGACCACCGGGTGATTCGGATCGGGGTAGAACAGCGCGATGATGGCCAGGCCGATGGCGTCGTCGGCCACCGCCAACAGCAGCAGATAGGAGACGGCCGGATGGCCGGGGCCGAAGACCATACGCGCCGCCAGCCAGGCCAGAGCGATGTCCGTGGCGGTGGGAATCCCCCAGCCGTTGCGCAGTTCAGGCAGCCCCACCAGGGCGTTCAGCCCCAGGTAGACCAGCACCGGCCCCAGCACCCCCCCCAGGGTGCCGAACAGAGGGTTGACCGCCCGGGAGATCGGATTCAGGTCACCGCCGGGCATGCAGCTCTGGGTGATCTCCACGGCGGCAATGCCGAAAAACAGGGTCATGAACAGCTCATTGGAGATAAAATGGAACGACAGGGACCCCCAGAACGGTGTGGAGTCGAAGGCGCGGTACCCGGCAGGATCCAGATTGGCCCAGAAGAGCGCGACGACAACGCCGGCCACAAGCGGCACGGAGAATTCCCGCAACAGGTTGAGATGTTTTTTCATTCAGTCTTCCTTTCTGCACCAGTGGAGGCGGAGTGTAGCACTGTTTGGACGGCCAGGAAAGAGCGCCTGAAAAGAATGCTGTTGACCTCCGGGCGCAAGCGGTTATTATTCCCAACCGCGGCCTTGTCTACAATCCACGCTCGGGGAGTTCATCCATGAACTGCCGGATCGGCTGCGCGGCCTGCTGCATCGCCCCCTCCATATCCTCACCCATACCGGGCATGCCTAGTGGCAAGCCGGCCGGGGTGCGCTGCGTGCAGCTGACCGTGGATAATTGCTGCGCACTGTTTGGAGACGCACAGCGGCCGGCCGTCTGCAGCTCGCTGCGGCCCAGCCGGGAGATGTGCGGCAACAGCCAGGGGGAGGCGCTGGAGCAGCTGACCTTCCTGGAACAGGCAACCAGGCCGCACAGGCCGTGACTGGTAACTGGTCACCAGTTTCGAATACCAACAGGAGAGACAGCATGCCCCGTTACGTCGAACCGCTCTTCCGTCCCCCCAGCGAGGCCCACAGCCTGATCTTCCAGATCACCATCGGTTGCTCCCAGAGGCAGTGCGCCTTCTGCGGCATGTACAAGGGAAAGGATTTCCGGCTGCGCCCGGTGGGGGAGATCCTGGAGGAGATCCAGGAGATCCCGCTCCCGTACCGTTCCCGCGTCCAGCGGGTCTTTTTGGCCGACGGCGATGCCCTGGTCTACCCCTTCGACGGGCTGGTGACGATTCTGGACTCCCTTGCAACAACCTTGCCCGGCCTGACCCGTGTCGCCTCCTACGCCTCCCCCCGCAGCCTGACCACCAAGGACGCCGGACAACTGGCGCTGCTGCGGGAGAAGCGCCTCTCCATGCTCTACCTGGGACTGGAATCGGGTGACGACGCCACCCTTAAGGCCATCAACAAGGGGTACACCGCCGACGAGATAGCCGAGCTGGCCACCATGGCCCGCGATGCCGGCATGAAGCTCTCCGTCACCGCCATCCTCGGCCTGGCAGGAAGGGCACGCAGCCTGGAGCATGCCCGGGCAACCGCCGAGTGGGTCAACCGGGTCAACCCGGAGTACTTCTCGCTCCTGACCCTGTTCCACCGCCACAACGAGGAGTTCGTCAGCTCCCTGGACCGCTGCAGCCAGGGAGAGCTGATGCTGGAGGCCCGCGAGGTCCTGCTCAACCTGCACCCGCGCCAGACCATCCTGCGCTCCAACCATGTCTCCAATTTCCTCAACCTGGCAGGCAGCTATCCCGAAGACCGGGAGCGGCTGATCGCCGACCTGGATCGCGCCATCGACCGCGCCAGGAGCATCCCCGGCTTTTTCGACACGGTACCCTGCTACAGCGAGGAATACTACTGACATACCGCACCCAGCCCCCTCGGCCTGGCAACCCACCACATATGCCTGCCCGCAACAGATTGACCGCACTGGTACCCTTACGTTAAATCACCGTTCCCGACTTGCCCTCGGCCGTTTTTGCGATACAGTCAACGTGTCGTAATCACACTGTTTCCCTTTCAGATCCCAACAGCGTGGAATCATATCCCCCTCTCCATCCCACGGAGGAGCCATGCCCATACTGACCGAACAGCAGCTCGCGGCAATCATGCCAGCCTGCCCGAATCCAGCCATCTGGACCATGGCGCTGAACAGTGCCATGGAACGGTTCCAGATCAACGACACCCCGCGCATGACAGCATTCCTGGCCCAGGTCGGCCATGAATCGGGCCAGCTCACCCGGCTCACGGAGAACTTGAACTACTCGGCAAAGCGGCTCATGCAGGTCTGGCCCAGGCGGTTTCCCAGCCTGGAAAGGGCGCGCGCCTATGAAAAGAACCCGCAGAAACTGGCCAACCTGGTCTACGCCGGCAGGCTGGGCAACGGCGGCGAAGGCAGCGGAGACGGCTGGCGCTTCCGGGGACGCGGCCTGATCCAGCTCACCGGCTCGATTACCTCCAACAGGCCCGGCACCGTCAGCTACATCTTCACCCGCAGCGACAGCGCCACCGACACCGTCGTCAAGAAGCAGCTCTTCAGGAGAGCGGGAACACTGCCGGTGAGCACCACCTGGACCCTGGGGGGGGCGACACTGCCGCACTACACGGGGTGGCAGGCCATCAAGGTGCTCTCCCCCAACCCGATGACATCGGCCCAGGCTCCCTTTGAGCTGCGCTGCGACCCGCCGCTGAACAGCGCCATCGCAGCCCA
Protein-coding regions in this window:
- a CDS encoding Na+/H+ antiporter NhaA, encoding MKKHLNLLREFSVPLVAGVVVALFWANLDPAGYRAFDSTPFWGSLSFHFISNELFMTLFFGIAAVEITQSCMPGGDLNPISRAVNPLFGTLGGVLGPVLVYLGLNALVGLPELRNGWGIPTATDIALAWLAARMVFGPGHPAVSYLLLLAVADDAIGLAIIALFYPDPNHPVVAAWLLLTLLGMLVAWGLGRRRVRSYWPYILLGGSLSWIGLHQAHLHPALALVFIIPFLPHRLRESRHLFDDDPGDRSPLAQFEHEWKVVVDFGLFLFGLANAGVEFSSIGTVTWLVLVSLLVGKTVGIFGFGLLAERLGFRRPRGMKRRDLLVAGVVAGTGFTVALFVSGSAFSDPVIQAAAKMGAMFSLAAALIGMLLGQLLRIRKVH
- a CDS encoding radical SAM protein; this translates as MPRYVEPLFRPPSEAHSLIFQITIGCSQRQCAFCGMYKGKDFRLRPVGEILEEIQEIPLPYRSRVQRVFLADGDALVYPFDGLVTILDSLATTLPGLTRVASYASPRSLTTKDAGQLALLREKRLSMLYLGLESGDDATLKAINKGYTADEIAELATMARDAGMKLSVTAILGLAGRARSLEHARATAEWVNRVNPEYFSLLTLFHRHNEEFVSSLDRCSQGELMLEAREVLLNLHPRQTILRSNHVSNFLNLAGSYPEDRERLIADLDRAIDRARSIPGFFDTVPCYSEEYY
- a CDS encoding YkgJ family cysteine cluster protein, producing MNCRIGCAACCIAPSISSPIPGMPSGKPAGVRCVQLTVDNCCALFGDAQRPAVCSSLRPSREMCGNSQGEALEQLTFLEQATRPHRP
- a CDS encoding glycoside hydrolase family 19 protein, producing MPILTEQQLAAIMPACPNPAIWTMALNSAMERFQINDTPRMTAFLAQVGHESGQLTRLTENLNYSAKRLMQVWPRRFPSLERARAYEKNPQKLANLVYAGRLGNGGEGSGDGWRFRGRGLIQLTGSITSNRPGTVSYIFTRSDSATDTVVKKQLFRRAGTLPVSTTWTLGGATLPHYTGWQAIKVLSPNPMTSAQAPFELRCDPPLNSAIAAHGSLRRRQGFGSHRAHERRGPDQGTADQADAGGGHPGTRTAHPGHETDFRAGVARQRPGRTGRHQDDERQHAHGRREQRHHAEPGWRPDHLQTPDRG